The Brassica napus cultivar Da-Ae chromosome C7, Da-Ae, whole genome shotgun sequence genomic interval aaattttatatattaatgttattttttttcaaaagacaaATCAATTTTTAAGATGATTTACTTAGAATGCAAGTTTTTGGTAAAACAATGTTCAAAAAAaggtttttggtaaatacaaaTTTTACTTTTGTAGAAACATGGATGGTTAGGAAGAGGGTGGTGAATACAAGCGGTTCACTTAACATCAGTTGTATTAATTtgcattttcttttgttttaatgttaAGTTATATTGTGTTTAAGcaagaaaaaaagttatattgagctaaaaaaacatttacaccAGAATCCAAGATAAATGTTCAATAATTCCACTTTTATTGTTGATGTCAGTTGAGAAATCCACTTTGAAAtatgtaaaatccaaaaatctatGTGGCCCAATATATTGCACACTAGAAACATGAAAGGGGCCCCTGCTCTGGCCCAATCTTCTTTGCTTTGCACACGAAcaagccccccccccccctccctcTCCTCTTTGGGATCGGAAGAAAAATTGACAAGCAAATTtcggaaggagaagaaatcaaatcggaaaaaaaaaatggaaaagaagAGTAACGGCGAGTCCGATGTCAACGGTAAATGGGACGCGTGTATCGATCTCACTGCTCGTCGCGTGGTCTGCTCCTCCCTCGGCGGCGCGTTCGCCGGTCTTCTCTTCTTCAGTTCGGTGTTTTCCACTCTCTTCTTACAAATGAGATTCTTCTTGGCTAATAGTGTGTTGACTTGTTTCCGATTCGAATcactataattaattttcatgcTGGGAGTCCTGTAACAAGATGGGCGTCGACTGCTTTTGGTGCTGGAATCGGTATTGGCTCTGCATACGCAGATTGTTCTCGTTTCTTTGATTCTTCATCGTCTGCAACTTCACCCAAGAGTATAGAGACTTCTTATTTTGTATCTCAGGTTTGCTTGTCTCTTCTGCTTTACGCCCTTGACTGTGTGTGGGAATCCTTATTGCATAGGTTTTTTGGATCATTTTCTTTCTTCGCATTTTTTGGAAAACAATATTGGAAGTTAAATAAATGGTGATGAAGTTTAGAGGTATCAAATATGATTGTTTTAAGATTCTCTAAAGGGTACCAAATAAGCAAAAATGGTGTCAACGATCTAGTAAACAAGTTCTCTTAATAGTAGTGTCGACTATGAGTACCTTACTTGACCCCTTACCTTAGTTTTAAATTAGATGGAAAACAGTTTTAGTCATTTCAGTTTGTACACTTAAGTGACCAATCCAGTCGTGTTATTGTTTATAATCTATGAAACTCTTACAAAGTAGAATCAACTaagtgattgtttttttttttcaattttattgatTGACGACACCTACCAGGCTGCGGAAGAGTACGAGAAAGAAGAAGCGTGAGGATAAACCCAAACATTGATGGGTTTCTAATACAAGAGTTTGTTACTTTGTTTTGTATGAAACTGGTTGTTGATCTTGCATGACATGGCTTTGGAGATAACATGACCAATGTTGAACCTTTGCTTTTCAGTGACGTTTTGT includes:
- the LOC106368400 gene encoding uncharacterized protein LOC106368400; this encodes MWPNILHTRNMKGAPALAQSSLLCTRTSPPPPSLSSLGSEEKLTSKFRKEKKSNRKKKMEKKSNGESDVNGKWDACIDLTARRVVCSSLGGAFAGLLFFRSPVTRWASTAFGAGIGIGSAYADCSRFFDSSSSATSPKSIETSYFVSQAAEEYEKEEA